DNA sequence from the Oryzias melastigma strain HK-1 unplaced genomic scaffold, ASM292280v2 sc04592, whole genome shotgun sequence genome:
ACCTGGAAGACGAAGAGCGACGGCGTCACATCGCCGCTCCACACCGACGGCCTCCGTGGTCACTTACCTGGAACGGGAGCCATCTTTTCCCGCGCCACCCACAGGAAGTCTCCCACGTTCAGCTTCCTGACGTCGAAGTGGACGCCGttcctctgcagctccttcaCCAGCTCCTGCTTCCGGTGCTGGCTCCCGCTGTGGACAAACGCGGCGCGTCTCAGGTCTGCAGGTCAGACGGAGGGTCGTGGCCGTGTGTGAGGCTCACCCCGTGGTCTCGATGAAGTCCACGCACAGGAGGATCTCGTACGATCCAGGAGCGAGAACGTCTGCGGTTCTGCTTGTAGTTCTAGAATCTTGAGGCTCTGCTGATGAGGAACCGACGTCTTCGCTCTGAGTGACGCTCTCGTCTTCGTCGCTCTCTGTGAGATCCACCACTCCGGCGCGGTGGTCCTCCTCCTCGCTCCTCCCGTCTTCTCCACCACCCCctggccccgcctcctcctccacGGCGGCCAGCCGTCGGGCCAGCGCCAGCCCTTCGTCTGTGAGCGAGTacctgcagcagcaaacacagcTCAGACCTGCAGGAGATCTGGAGGACCAGGAACGGCGGCGGACCCACCGTGCCGGACTGTGAGTCTTCAGGAGCAGGTTCTTCTGGATCAGGGTGCCGACCGAGGACCAGGCAGTGTATTTGCTGCCCGGGTCGGGCTGCGGGGACAAAGAGTCGGCTCAGAGAAGACGAAGGGTGGCGGACAGCAGGAGGAGACTCTGACAGCTCTCACCACCGTGAAGGACTTGTCACAGAGAGGCTGAGCCTCCGCCTGCAGCTCCATC
Encoded proteins:
- the LOC112139672 gene encoding crossover junction endonuclease MUS81-like, which translates into the protein KNSDEDGGRQRGGGGARRKREYVPQRRSGGHAVLLALYRQSQIPGGRSFMMKMELQAEAQPLCDKSFTVPDPGSKYTAWSSVGTLIQKNLLLKTHSPARYSLTDEGLALARRLAAVEEEAGPGGGGEDGRSEEEDHRAGVVDLTESDEDESVTQSEDVGSSSAEPQDSRTTSRTADVLAPGSYEILLCVDFIETTGGSQHRKQELVKELQRNGVHFDVRKLNVGDFLWVAREKMAPVPGK